The proteins below are encoded in one region of Peribacillus muralis:
- a CDS encoding Spo0B domain-containing protein, whose translation MDKNWATIETLRQTRHDWLNKIQIIKGNLELNRIDRVKGIIDEIIVETQNEARLSSLNLPKFTEMLLTSNWNSGSFYCEYEIIDVFKGSADLDELMYRWTAAYFTILDKSLDPAFENILAVSLGEKEVNGMHCSFHMQGRFIDQSEVMEFLERSLTDGQTIELCECNEDELFFKMNINF comes from the coding sequence ATGGATAAAAATTGGGCGACTATAGAAACCTTGCGTCAAACCAGGCATGATTGGCTGAACAAAATTCAAATCATCAAAGGGAACCTCGAGTTGAATAGGATCGATCGAGTCAAGGGCATCATTGATGAAATCATTGTTGAAACCCAGAATGAAGCACGCCTCTCCAGTTTGAATTTACCTAAGTTCACCGAGATGCTGCTGACATCGAATTGGAATAGTGGCTCCTTTTATTGCGAATATGAAATCATCGATGTTTTTAAAGGCTCTGCCGATTTGGATGAGCTGATGTATCGCTGGACGGCCGCTTACTTTACCATTTTGGATAAGAGCCTGGATCCGGCTTTTGAAAATATATTGGCTGTTTCCTTGGGAGAAAAAGAAGTGAATGGCATGCACTGTTCATTTCATATGCAAGGCCGGTTCATTGACCAATCCGAAGTGATGGAGTTTTTGGAACGTTCCCTAACCGATGGGCAAACGATTGAATTGTGCGAATGTAATGAAGATGAACTGTTTTTTAAGATGAATATTAATTTTTAG
- the rpmA gene encoding 50S ribosomal protein L27: MLRLNLQFFASKKGVGSTKNGRDSQSKRLGAKRADGQFVSGGSILYRQRGTKIYPGENVGRGGDDTLYAKVDGVVKFERFGRDRKKVSVYPVAQEA, translated from the coding sequence ATGTTAAGATTAAATCTTCAGTTCTTCGCTTCGAAAAAAGGAGTAGGTTCTACAAAGAACGGACGTGACTCTCAATCTAAGCGTCTTGGCGCTAAACGTGCAGACGGTCAATTCGTATCTGGTGGTTCTATCCTTTACCGTCAACGCGGAACGAAAATCTATCCAGGTGAGAACGTAGGCCGTGGTGGAGACGATACTCTATACGCTAAAGTAGACGGTGTTGTTAAATTCGAACGTTTCGGACGTGACCGTAAAAAAGTAAGCGTATATCCAGTTGCACAAGAAGCATAA
- a CDS encoding ribosomal-processing cysteine protease Prp yields MIKVVFDAPQERIASFTLSGHANFAKKGSDIVCAGVSAVSFGAVNAIMSLTDVKPEIEQGREGGYLRCAIPANISPESEEKVQLLLNGMLVSLQTIERDYGKYMKIILNQ; encoded by the coding sequence ATGATTAAAGTTGTCTTTGATGCTCCGCAGGAACGAATCGCTTCGTTCACCTTAAGCGGACATGCTAATTTTGCTAAAAAAGGTTCCGATATCGTTTGTGCAGGTGTATCGGCTGTTTCCTTCGGGGCAGTCAATGCGATCATGTCCTTAACGGACGTGAAGCCTGAGATCGAGCAAGGAAGAGAAGGCGGCTACCTTCGCTGCGCCATTCCGGCGAATATTTCACCGGAATCCGAAGAGAAGGTCCAGCTGCTTTTGAACGGCATGCTCGTATCGCTGCAAACCATCGAGCGTGATTATGGTAAATACATGAAAATTATCCTCAACCAATAG
- the rplU gene encoding 50S ribosomal protein L21: MYAIIETGGKQIKVAAGEAVYIEKLNAEAGETVTFDKVLFVGGEDVKVGAPLVEGATVTGTVEKQGKQKKITVFKYKAKKNNRKKQGHRQPYTKVVIEAINA; encoded by the coding sequence ATGTACGCAATTATCGAAACTGGCGGTAAACAAATTAAAGTAGCAGCTGGCGAAGCGGTTTACATTGAAAAATTAAACGCAGAAGCAGGCGAAACTGTTACATTTGACAAAGTTTTATTCGTAGGTGGCGAAGACGTGAAAGTCGGTGCTCCACTAGTTGAAGGCGCTACTGTAACAGGTACTGTCGAAAAACAAGGGAAGCAAAAGAAAATCACTGTTTTCAAATACAAAGCGAAGAAAAACAATCGTAAAAAACAAGGTCATCGTCAACCATACACAAAAGTTGTTATCGAAGCAATCAACGCGTAA
- a CDS encoding Rne/Rng family ribonuclease — MKKMIANLASREKRIAVLEDGVLSKLVITPDHQRSTVGNVYLGKVTKVLPGMDAVFIDYGAEKNGFLHRDELPSYQLTKNSDGKAAIGQFVRQGEKLLVQVSRDEAGTKGAKLTGLIEFSTETLVYIHGMDYVGVSKKFKNEHKQKRWREMALQNKNRDEGLIVRTSMENESEAVFLERLSSLREQYKGLERKAATLKAPALLLAKDTFLMMVMNEMSQTAGGQLVIDDFDACRDLKKWAQENHKEWEISHAPGPQNVFSEMDIEAQVEKMNKKIVWLDNGGYLIFEETEAFTVIDVNSGKFTGKVAKEATLFAVNQAAAKEVARQLRLRNISGIILIDFINMAQSRHEQEIKDIVKKETAKDEKRVQVIGFTDLGILQVTRKRTSPSLSELMTVPCPVCSGSGKIESPETVAFRLERELLEHRKTDDEAVWVEASKAVADALLGEKESYRQTLEELIGKRLFLSFIPGSMNAYSIKRFGSIQEISGAFK; from the coding sequence ATGAAAAAGATGATCGCGAACCTGGCTTCACGCGAAAAAAGAATCGCCGTATTGGAGGATGGGGTGTTAAGTAAGCTTGTCATTACGCCTGATCACCAGCGCAGTACGGTCGGCAATGTTTATCTTGGGAAAGTGACGAAGGTATTACCGGGCATGGACGCCGTCTTCATTGATTATGGAGCAGAGAAGAATGGCTTTTTGCATCGCGACGAGCTTCCCTCTTACCAATTGACAAAAAACAGTGATGGAAAAGCAGCCATCGGGCAATTTGTCCGTCAGGGAGAAAAGCTGCTCGTTCAGGTAAGCCGGGATGAGGCAGGAACAAAAGGGGCTAAATTGACGGGGCTGATCGAGTTTTCCACAGAAACCCTCGTATACATACATGGAATGGATTATGTCGGTGTTTCAAAGAAATTCAAAAATGAGCATAAGCAAAAGCGGTGGCGGGAAATGGCCCTGCAAAATAAAAACCGTGATGAGGGATTGATTGTCCGTACCTCTATGGAGAATGAGAGTGAAGCGGTCTTCTTGGAAAGGCTGTCTTCATTGCGTGAGCAGTATAAAGGACTTGAGCGGAAGGCTGCCACACTCAAGGCTCCGGCGCTGCTCCTTGCGAAGGACACGTTTCTTATGATGGTCATGAATGAAATGTCCCAAACGGCTGGTGGACAGCTAGTCATCGATGATTTCGACGCCTGCCGTGACTTGAAGAAATGGGCACAGGAAAATCATAAGGAGTGGGAAATATCCCATGCACCCGGTCCGCAAAATGTGTTTTCCGAAATGGATATTGAAGCGCAAGTGGAGAAAATGAACAAGAAAATCGTTTGGCTTGATAATGGCGGTTATTTGATTTTTGAAGAAACGGAAGCTTTCACCGTCATCGATGTCAACTCTGGCAAGTTCACCGGAAAAGTGGCAAAGGAGGCAACCTTGTTTGCCGTCAATCAGGCGGCGGCGAAAGAGGTCGCCCGCCAGTTAAGGCTAAGGAATATCAGTGGCATCATCTTGATTGATTTCATCAATATGGCCCAATCAAGACACGAACAGGAAATCAAAGATATCGTCAAAAAGGAAACGGCGAAGGATGAGAAGCGGGTCCAGGTCATCGGCTTCACTGATCTGGGCATCCTCCAAGTGACGCGAAAGAGAACGTCGCCATCTTTAAGTGAATTGATGACGGTTCCCTGTCCGGTTTGCAGTGGAAGCGGCAAAATCGAGAGCCCGGAAACCGTGGCCTTCCGGCTGGAGCGTGAACTGCTGGAGCATCGGAAGACAGATGATGAAGCGGTCTGGGTCGAGGCAAGCAAGGCAGTGGCCGATGCGCTGCTCGGTGAAAAGGAATCGTACAGGCAGACACTGGAGGAATTGATCGGCAAAAGGTTATTCCTATCATTTATCCCCGGCTCCATGAATGCCTATTCCATCAAGCGCTTCGGCAGCATTCAGGAAATCAGCGGCGCCTTCAAGTGA
- a CDS encoding M50 family metallopeptidase: MSEYGKLLLKIRVHPTLWFVIGVAILTAHFVEMLMLLLIVFIHEMGHAICAQHFKWRIKSIQLLPFGGAVETEEYGNKSLKEDLAVVLAGPLQHVWLIGAAFLLYFFSFISYELYQPFLYMNLMLLAFNLLPIWPLDGGRLLFIGVSLYCTFLEAQKHTLHFSAAFAVVAFLTWLILDPLNLNIWLIIFFISLSLVMEWRQRYYAFIRFLLQRHYGHTNDLAKLKPILVDSQEPIYKVLEMFQRGCKHPVIIMKNGKESGSLDETEILHAYFSEKMTNGKIGDLLYSY; encoded by the coding sequence TTGAGTGAATATGGGAAATTGCTGCTTAAGATCAGGGTGCATCCGACATTGTGGTTCGTCATTGGCGTCGCCATCCTTACTGCTCATTTCGTTGAAATGCTGATGCTCCTGCTCATCGTCTTCATTCATGAAATGGGGCATGCCATCTGTGCTCAGCACTTTAAATGGCGGATAAAGTCCATCCAGCTACTTCCTTTTGGGGGGGCTGTCGAGACCGAGGAGTATGGCAACAAAAGCTTGAAGGAGGATTTGGCGGTGGTGCTTGCCGGTCCGCTTCAGCATGTTTGGCTCATTGGTGCTGCTTTTTTGCTTTATTTCTTTTCTTTTATTTCCTATGAGCTGTATCAGCCTTTTTTGTACATGAACCTGATGCTGCTGGCTTTTAATTTGTTGCCGATTTGGCCCTTGGATGGGGGACGGCTTCTATTCATCGGGGTGTCGCTATATTGCACATTCCTCGAAGCACAGAAACACACACTTCATTTTTCGGCAGCATTCGCTGTTGTCGCTTTTTTGACCTGGCTCATTCTTGATCCGCTCAATTTGAACATTTGGCTCATCATCTTTTTCATCAGTCTCTCACTCGTGATGGAATGGCGGCAGCGCTATTATGCGTTTATCCGGTTCCTCCTGCAGCGTCATTATGGGCATACGAATGATTTGGCGAAATTGAAGCCGATTTTGGTGGATTCACAAGAACCGATTTATAAAGTGCTGGAAATGTTTCAACGGGGGTGCAAACATCCCGTCATCATCATGAAAAACGGCAAGGAAAGCGGCTCGTTGGATGAAACGGAAATCCTTCATGCCTATTTTTCCGAGAAAATGACAAATGGGAAAATCGGTGACCTATTATATTCTTATTAA
- a CDS encoding M23 family metallopeptidase — MDDRRKDIRNRIAKRRKFNDSPIENGSWTEINNDEPYGVDSFNGYSEKDHPLFRKEYFFFKILVSVCLFLVIAVMFKHPSARLDTARSFVTENMSKEFQFASISNWYESAFGKPIAFLPKEADKETVDSKEGYAKPASAKITQTFETNGEGLILETSKGSKVEAINEGVVIFAGEKEGIGKTVVIQHANKSESWYGQLKEIDVKLYETVKKGNEVGQVTVSEDGSKGRFYLAIKENDAFVNPKKVIEFE, encoded by the coding sequence ATGGATGATCGCAGGAAAGATATCCGCAATCGTATCGCCAAGAGACGTAAGTTTAATGATAGTCCGATTGAAAACGGAAGTTGGACGGAGATCAACAATGATGAACCGTACGGTGTTGATTCATTCAATGGATATTCCGAAAAAGATCATCCGCTTTTCAGGAAAGAATATTTCTTCTTTAAAATACTTGTCAGTGTCTGCCTGTTCCTGGTCATCGCGGTGATGTTTAAACACCCTTCGGCACGGCTGGATACTGCCAGGAGCTTTGTGACGGAAAACATGAGCAAGGAATTTCAGTTCGCTTCGATCTCCAATTGGTACGAAAGTGCGTTTGGCAAGCCAATCGCTTTTTTGCCGAAGGAAGCGGACAAGGAAACGGTCGACTCGAAGGAAGGCTATGCGAAGCCTGCCTCAGCCAAGATAACCCAAACTTTCGAGACAAACGGTGAGGGACTCATACTGGAAACGAGCAAAGGCTCCAAGGTGGAGGCAATCAATGAAGGGGTCGTCATTTTTGCCGGGGAAAAGGAGGGGATAGGAAAGACGGTCGTCATTCAGCATGCCAATAAAAGTGAATCCTGGTATGGGCAGCTGAAAGAGATTGATGTAAAGCTGTACGAAACCGTTAAAAAGGGCAATGAAGTAGGACAGGTTACAGTCAGTGAAGACGGCTCCAAGGGAAGATTTTATTTAGCCATCAAGGAAAATGACGCTTTCGTCAATCCTAAAAAGGTGATCGAATTTGAGTGA
- a CDS encoding S1 domain-containing RNA-binding protein, translated as MSIEIGSKVQGKVTGITNFGAFVELPGGSTGLVHISEVADSYVKDVNDHLKVGDQIEVKVISEKDGKTALSIKKAIDRPEGQTSSYTKRPPRQGDSRSKDFRSKGNFQPKENFEDKMVRFLKTSEENLSTLKRSTESKRGGRGGRRG; from the coding sequence ATGTCAATCGAAATAGGCAGCAAAGTACAAGGTAAAGTAACAGGTATCACTAATTTTGGAGCATTCGTAGAATTACCAGGAGGCTCGACAGGTCTTGTGCATATCAGTGAGGTAGCAGATAGCTATGTAAAAGACGTCAATGACCATCTTAAAGTAGGCGACCAAATTGAAGTAAAAGTGATTAGTGAGAAAGACGGAAAAACTGCCTTGTCCATCAAAAAGGCTATAGATAGACCCGAAGGGCAAACCTCTTCTTATACCAAACGCCCACCACGCCAAGGGGATAGCCGTTCTAAAGATTTTCGTTCAAAAGGTAATTTCCAGCCAAAGGAAAATTTCGAAGATAAAATGGTTCGCTTTTTAAAGACTAGTGAAGAAAATTTATCGACTCTTAAACGCAGCACTGAATCGAAGCGCGGCGGCAGAGGCGGAAGACGCGGATAA
- the minD gene encoding septum site-determining protein MinD produces MGEAIVITSGKGGVGKTTTSANLGTSLALLGKKVCLIDTDIGLRNLDVIMGLENRIIYDLVDVVEGRCKIHQALIKDKHFEDLLYLLPAPQNSDKSAVNEEQMKKLISDMKPDYDYILIDCPAGIEQGFRNAIAGADKAIIVTTAERPAVRDADRIIGLLEKEEQIEPPQLIINRIRGHLLHEDEEMDIDGVTDFLKIDLIGVIPDDDQVIVAANKKEPIAYNPDNRVSLAYRNIARRILGESVPLSPIGIEPKGFMSKLKKFFSVR; encoded by the coding sequence GTGGGAGAGGCAATAGTTATAACATCCGGTAAGGGTGGTGTCGGGAAAACGACTACCTCCGCCAATTTGGGAACATCTTTAGCTCTTCTAGGCAAAAAGGTTTGCTTGATTGATACGGATATCGGTCTTCGGAACTTGGATGTGATCATGGGGTTGGAAAATCGGATCATCTATGATTTGGTCGATGTGGTCGAAGGGCGCTGCAAGATACATCAAGCGCTTATTAAAGATAAGCACTTCGAGGATCTGCTTTATTTGCTTCCGGCTCCACAAAATAGTGATAAATCTGCTGTGAATGAGGAGCAAATGAAGAAGCTCATAAGCGATATGAAGCCGGACTATGATTATATCCTCATTGACTGCCCCGCAGGCATTGAACAGGGCTTCAGGAATGCCATCGCCGGTGCAGACAAGGCAATCATCGTTACGACGGCGGAGAGACCTGCTGTCAGGGATGCAGACCGCATCATTGGCTTGCTTGAAAAAGAGGAGCAAATCGAACCGCCCCAATTGATCATCAACCGGATACGCGGCCATTTGCTTCATGAAGATGAAGAAATGGATATCGACGGCGTTACCGATTTTCTTAAAATCGATTTAATTGGCGTAATTCCCGACGATGACCAGGTCATTGTGGCTGCGAATAAAAAGGAACCGATCGCCTATAATCCAGACAATAGAGTCTCACTTGCCTATCGGAACATAGCCCGCAGGATTCTTGGTGAATCCGTACCTTTGTCGCCTATCGGCATCGAACCGAAGGGCTTCATGTCCAAATTGAAAAAATTCTTTAGCGTGCGCTAG
- the minC gene encoding septum site-determining protein MinC, translating to MNKRIQQNVMIKGTKDGFMLHLDDSCSFSELLKELEAKLSANYQFQENDPSISVKVHTGNRYLDDKQEEMIKEVIHKKKKLFVDEMISNVLTKDEANRWKDENQVTTVTKVIRSGQVFEVPGDLLLIGDVNPDGTVRAGGSIYVMGQLRGIAHAGYKGNNEAIIAASVMKPAQLRIAGQVNLSPDEYTKWGHDLECAFMDEEENIIIDKLQVLKKYRPNLNRLEGGL from the coding sequence ATGAATAAAAGAATTCAGCAAAATGTCATGATTAAGGGAACAAAAGACGGGTTTATGCTTCATCTCGATGATTCTTGCTCATTTTCCGAATTATTGAAAGAGTTAGAAGCGAAGCTTTCGGCAAACTATCAGTTTCAAGAAAATGACCCGTCCATTTCCGTTAAAGTACATACAGGGAACCGCTATCTTGATGATAAACAAGAAGAAATGATTAAAGAAGTCATCCACAAAAAGAAAAAGCTTTTCGTAGATGAGATGATTTCGAATGTCCTGACAAAGGATGAAGCGAACCGCTGGAAAGACGAAAACCAAGTGACGACCGTAACCAAGGTGATAAGATCTGGACAGGTTTTTGAAGTTCCCGGAGATTTACTTTTGATCGGGGATGTCAATCCGGATGGAACGGTACGCGCGGGTGGCAGCATATATGTCATGGGACAGCTCAGGGGAATAGCCCATGCCGGCTACAAGGGGAATAACGAGGCCATAATAGCGGCCTCGGTCATGAAGCCTGCCCAGCTCCGCATTGCCGGACAAGTCAATTTATCTCCTGACGAATATACGAAATGGGGACATGATTTGGAATGTGCCTTCATGGATGAAGAAGAAAATATCATCATCGATAAACTGCAAGTATTAAAGAAATATAGACCTAATTTAAATAGATTAGAAGGGGGTCTCTAA
- the mreD gene encoding rod shape-determining protein MreD, with translation MKQFILSFIALVFFVFESIFAQLFAGDTFGDDKILVPHFMMIFIFFLTMYGSRKMGMLYGAILGLTYDVVYTEILGIYMFLLPFLAYLISKCMKILQNNILIACLTAFVFTAVLELVIFQMNTILSFADMPFGEFAKRRLLPTLLLNLAFIIVSCYPLKRIFEKLDLQGDAE, from the coding sequence GTGAAACAATTCATCCTTTCTTTTATAGCCTTGGTTTTTTTTGTTTTTGAAAGCATCTTCGCGCAGCTATTTGCTGGTGATACATTCGGGGACGATAAAATCCTGGTTCCCCATTTCATGATGATTTTCATTTTTTTCCTGACCATGTACGGCTCCAGGAAAATGGGCATGCTTTATGGGGCCATCCTTGGATTGACCTATGATGTCGTGTATACGGAAATCTTGGGGATCTATATGTTCCTGCTTCCTTTTCTTGCCTACTTGATTTCAAAATGCATGAAAATCCTGCAAAATAATATATTGATTGCCTGTTTGACGGCTTTTGTATTCACGGCCGTTTTAGAGCTGGTCATCTTTCAGATGAATACCATCCTTTCTTTCGCCGATATGCCATTCGGTGAATTCGCAAAAAGGAGATTGCTGCCGACCTTGTTATTGAACCTCGCATTCATCATCGTCAGCTGCTATCCTTTAAAGAGAATATTTGAAAAGCTTGATTTGCAAGGAGACGCGGAATAA
- the mreC gene encoding rod shape-determining protein MreC: MPQFFNKKLLLLLVSIIVLVALIGFSLKEREELTWPEQFLKDTTGWVGNVFNKPVSGITGFVGGLKDLQHTYDENKKLKARLDEYVLLKTQVQDLKEENDEFRDNLKKEDDLRKYSSIQSTVIGRNPDRWNEMLTINKGKRNGVEKNMAVIKSNVLVGKVKSATDFTASVQLLSSIDKANRVSAIVQGDKAYGLIEGFDDKRNLLLMKRIPYDKKIKKGSTVITSGYGGIFPKGLLIGKVVDVKVDQYGLNQTAYIEPATDLYDINNVMVVQREVGGVADESDGEDEVE, encoded by the coding sequence ATGCCACAGTTTTTTAATAAAAAGCTCCTTCTCTTGCTCGTTAGTATCATCGTTCTCGTGGCATTGATCGGTTTTTCCTTAAAGGAGAGAGAAGAGTTGACATGGCCGGAGCAATTCCTGAAAGACACGACAGGCTGGGTTGGAAATGTGTTTAATAAGCCAGTATCGGGTATAACAGGTTTTGTAGGGGGCTTAAAAGATCTTCAGCATACATACGATGAAAACAAAAAGTTGAAGGCCCGCTTGGATGAATATGTATTATTGAAAACCCAAGTTCAGGATTTAAAAGAAGAAAATGATGAATTTCGCGATAACCTCAAAAAAGAAGATGACCTCCGGAAGTATTCATCGATTCAATCGACGGTCATCGGCCGTAATCCTGACCGTTGGAATGAAATGCTGACGATCAATAAAGGAAAGCGTAATGGGGTAGAAAAGAATATGGCGGTCATCAAGTCCAATGTGCTTGTGGGCAAGGTTAAATCGGCGACTGATTTCACGGCTTCTGTTCAGCTCTTAAGCTCGATCGATAAAGCCAACCGTGTCTCGGCGATCGTCCAAGGTGATAAAGCATACGGTTTGATCGAAGGATTCGATGATAAAAGGAACCTTTTGTTAATGAAACGGATTCCATATGATAAAAAAATCAAGAAGGGTTCTACGGTCATCACTTCCGGTTATGGAGGGATCTTCCCTAAAGGTCTATTGATCGGAAAAGTGGTTGATGTCAAAGTGGATCAATATGGACTGAATCAGACGGCGTATATCGAACCTGCCACGGATTTATACGATATAAATAATGTTATGGTCGTTCAACGTGAAGTTGGCGGGGTAGCGGATGAAAGCGATGGGGAGGATGAAGTGGAGTGA
- a CDS encoding rod shape-determining protein has protein sequence MFGIGARDIGIDLGTANTLVYVKGKGIAVREPSVVAVQTDTKQIVAVGNDAKNMIGRTPGNVVALRPMKDGVIADYETTATMMKYYMKEAQKKGVFGNKPYVMICVPSGITAVEQRAVIDAARQAGARDAYPIEEPFAAAIGADLPVWEPTGSMVVDIGGGTTEVAIISLGGIVTSQSIRIAGDEMDDAIIVYIRKNYNLMIGERTAEAIKMEIGSAGDTEGVDNMEIRGRDLLTGLPKTIEITADEISKALGDTVSAIVDSVKNTLEKTPPELAADIMDRGIVLTGGGALLRNLDKVISEETQMPVIIAEDPLDCVAIGTGKALDHIHLFKTKSRDSR, from the coding sequence ATGTTTGGAATAGGCGCTAGAGATATAGGGATTGATTTAGGAACGGCTAACACACTCGTATATGTGAAAGGAAAAGGGATTGCAGTTCGCGAACCATCGGTTGTTGCGGTTCAAACCGATACAAAGCAAATCGTTGCAGTCGGGAATGATGCAAAGAACATGATCGGCCGTACACCAGGAAACGTGGTTGCCCTTCGTCCGATGAAAGATGGGGTAATTGCCGATTATGAAACGACGGCTACCATGATGAAGTACTATATGAAAGAAGCTCAAAAAAAGGGTGTATTCGGTAACAAGCCATATGTCATGATCTGCGTGCCTTCTGGAATAACGGCAGTTGAGCAGCGTGCTGTCATCGATGCTGCCAGACAAGCCGGTGCACGTGATGCATACCCTATCGAAGAACCGTTTGCAGCGGCGATCGGTGCAGACCTTCCTGTTTGGGAACCTACAGGCAGCATGGTCGTGGATATCGGCGGAGGTACGACGGAAGTGGCGATCATTTCCCTTGGCGGAATCGTTACAAGCCAATCCATCCGCATTGCTGGTGACGAAATGGATGATGCCATTATCGTTTACATACGCAAAAACTACAACTTGATGATTGGTGAGCGTACTGCTGAAGCGATCAAAATGGAAATTGGTTCTGCCGGTGACACGGAAGGCGTCGATAACATGGAAATTCGCGGCCGTGACTTATTGACTGGTCTACCGAAGACGATTGAAATTACAGCAGATGAAATTTCGAAAGCATTAGGCGATACAGTTTCTGCGATTGTGGATTCCGTGAAAAACACACTTGAAAAAACACCACCTGAATTGGCCGCTGACATCATGGACAGAGGCATCGTGTTGACGGGCGGAGGCGCTTTGCTGCGTAATTTGGATAAAGTCATCAGCGAAGAAACGCAAATGCCGGTGATCATCGCCGAAGATCCGCTTGATTGTGTCGCGATCGGCACGGGGAAAGCGTTGGACCACATTCATTTATTCAAAACTAAATCAAGAGATTCCCGATAA